The proteins below are encoded in one region of Methanosarcina barkeri 3:
- a CDS encoding metal ABC transporter solute-binding protein, Zn/Mn family encodes MSLKILPLLVLLTVGLSLFASGCTGQDDSQTNENESTVQDVEVSGSNESVIVAVSIVPQAEFVEKVGGDKVKTVVIIPPGADPHTYEPSPKEMGEVSKASMYVTVGVDMPFEEVWINRFKSINTGTLIVNSSNGIELRKLAAHDHHEEEGAEEHSEEHAEELEAGSEETELDPHIWTSPANAKIMVENIYEGLAKTDPDNKTYYAQNRDAYLKELDALDARIREKLEGKKERNFMVYHPSWGYFAADYNLTMIPVEIEGKEPSAQDLAKVISLAKEKQVKVIFVQPQFSTGSAQSVAKEIGGEVVAVDPLAKDYVANMDNVSDIFARNLV; translated from the coding sequence ATGAGTCTGAAAATTCTACCTTTATTAGTGCTCTTGACTGTTGGTCTGAGTCTTTTTGCCAGCGGCTGTACAGGTCAGGACGACTCCCAAACTAATGAGAATGAGAGTACAGTACAGGACGTTGAAGTATCAGGGTCGAACGAGTCTGTGATCGTAGCTGTGAGTATAGTTCCTCAGGCCGAGTTTGTAGAAAAAGTTGGGGGAGACAAAGTGAAAACTGTTGTCATAATTCCTCCAGGAGCAGACCCTCATACCTATGAACCATCTCCTAAAGAGATGGGAGAAGTGAGCAAAGCTAGTATGTATGTTACAGTTGGTGTAGATATGCCCTTTGAGGAAGTCTGGATCAACAGATTCAAATCTATTAACACTGGAACTCTTATAGTAAACTCTTCTAATGGAATCGAACTCAGGAAACTTGCTGCTCACGATCATCACGAAGAGGAAGGAGCAGAAGAACATTCAGAAGAACATGCAGAGGAACTTGAAGCAGGTAGCGAAGAAACTGAACTGGATCCCCACATATGGACATCTCCTGCAAACGCAAAAATAATGGTTGAGAACATTTATGAGGGACTCGCCAAAACAGATCCCGATAACAAAACTTACTATGCTCAGAATAGAGATGCTTATCTTAAGGAACTTGACGCTCTGGATGCAAGGATCCGCGAAAAGCTCGAGGGAAAAAAGGAAAGAAATTTCATGGTCTATCATCCTTCCTGGGGCTATTTTGCAGCGGACTACAACCTTACCATGATTCCAGTTGAGATTGAAGGAAAAGAGCCGAGTGCTCAGGATCTGGCAAAGGTTATAAGTCTTGCAAAAGAAAAACAGGTTAAAGTCATCTTTGTCCAGCCTCAGTTCAGTACGGGAAGTGCGCAGTCCGTAGCTAAGGAGATAGGCGGTGAAGTTGTAGCTGTAGATCCACTTGCAAAGGATTATGTTGCAAATATGGATAATGTATCCGATATTTTTGCCAGAAACCTAGTATGA
- a CDS encoding metal-dependent transcriptional regulator, whose product MNEQNYPEFTGLELSPRKIDYLKFILEKGGTVKTTEISSVLKVDPSTTTKTLNELAGAGYLNHIPYRGVDLTEMGEAYTQFLIRRHRILSLLLTHYGLSSEEACSEVSRFEAFVSRDAINKICSSMGHPMFGVCGEISHENCLHEEKHH is encoded by the coding sequence ATGAATGAGCAAAATTATCCTGAATTTACGGGCCTTGAGCTCTCTCCGAGAAAGATAGATTATCTTAAGTTCATTCTTGAAAAAGGAGGCACTGTAAAAACCACAGAGATCTCTTCAGTCCTGAAGGTCGATCCTTCAACTACGACTAAAACTTTAAATGAACTTGCAGGTGCAGGCTACCTGAATCATATTCCCTATAGGGGTGTGGATCTAACGGAAATGGGGGAGGCATATACACAATTTCTCATCCGAAGACACAGGATTCTTAGTCTCCTTTTAACCCACTATGGCCTGTCGTCGGAGGAAGCGTGTAGTGAAGTTTCGCGTTTTGAAGCTTTTGTCTCCAGGGATGCTATAAATAAAATCTGCAGCTCAATGGGACACCCGATGTTCGGAGTTTGTGGAGAAATAAGCCATGAAAACTGCTTGCATGAAGAAAAACACCATTGA
- a CDS encoding chemotaxis protein CheW, translating into MFKEVLDEGSRFSEENLQLVTFELSGEEFGVDIMQVSEVIPVPRITRIPQAPGCIKGLINLRGKILVVIDLNKRLEFSSKETDSLSRIIIVEIKDTVLGMLVNSVKEVMSLPFSSIQQPPEIIKSKINAEYLRGVGKIGSRLIILLNLARVLGEEEIEELSELSFPEEVALTE; encoded by the coding sequence ATGTTTAAAGAAGTACTAGATGAAGGTTCAAGATTTTCGGAAGAAAATCTTCAATTAGTGACCTTTGAGCTTTCAGGTGAAGAGTTCGGAGTAGATATCATGCAGGTCTCCGAAGTTATTCCGGTTCCAAGGATCACCCGTATTCCTCAGGCCCCAGGATGCATAAAAGGGCTCATTAACTTGCGGGGAAAGATCCTCGTTGTGATAGACCTTAACAAGCGGCTTGAGTTCAGCTCGAAAGAAACTGATAGCCTGTCCAGAATTATCATAGTTGAGATTAAAGATACAGTCCTTGGAATGCTTGTAAATTCCGTAAAAGAGGTTATGAGCCTGCCATTTTCTTCAATTCAACAACCCCCTGAGATAATTAAATCGAAAATTAATGCAGAATATCTAAGAGGAGTTGGAAAAATAGGTAGCAGGCTTATTATTCTACTAAATCTTGCAAGAGTACTTGGAGAAGAAGAAATCGAAGAACTCAGTGAGCTATCTTTTCCAGAAGAAGTTGCTTTAACTGAGTAA
- a CDS encoding methyl-accepting chemotaxis protein translates to MYKNTKIGHVVIGFALLLVLMFFVGYTGYQGMNDVEKKSRAIQNMTFIMNNMQGALEAQENYVIYGDPVYKEDTYKHLDRVPTQAAISKGIYLGYLDPVNQDRMDSILEVSDKFKESFDSYVEANNEEIALRANITSKGDLILRKADEIYQDQMLQYQQYAENGSSSEVLQQKLSNAQEVQKISILAMEARDQYQSYIITPKDQYAENFDRNMENISEVTKNLNKQTVNPENLEREDAIISNVREIRNDFDRLEILKKRQAVDVKNMAAIAAKIKENAEAASADQKGKLDTLIINSISKILLVTLLSILIGVLLVFVILNLYRKPIYELLDASEKISNGDLDVKINRSSRSEISQLSQAFESMVENLRSLIKGIQENSVHLSTLSEEMSASSEEVASASRKISDTATEISNGTEMQSTKILDITHAMQDMTHNIQEIAENTQKVSKNTTIVNSTVNNIGNASREILVKMDRIRSSVDETKEVITELDSKSQQINEIVILITRIADQTNMLALNAAIEAARAGEQGRGFSVVADEVRKLADESGRAANNISSLIEEIRGSISETVESIEASKKDVQAGSLSVNNAVEMVAGIVTTINEITNMIEDVAAATEEQSSSIEEITSTLEDISSISEQSAAGTQETAAALEEQSASMSELANMASELSLLGERMKKATEKFKLGNLKEGS, encoded by the coding sequence TTGTATAAAAACACAAAAATAGGGCATGTAGTAATAGGATTTGCTCTTCTTCTGGTTTTAATGTTCTTTGTTGGGTATACAGGCTATCAGGGTATGAATGACGTGGAAAAAAAAAGCCGAGCCATTCAAAACATGACCTTTATCATGAATAATATGCAGGGAGCCCTGGAAGCTCAGGAAAATTATGTTATTTATGGTGATCCTGTTTATAAGGAAGACACTTATAAACATCTTGATCGTGTACCCACACAAGCAGCTATATCCAAGGGAATATATCTTGGCTACCTTGATCCTGTAAATCAGGATCGAATGGATTCTATTCTGGAAGTCTCTGACAAATTTAAAGAAAGCTTTGATAGCTATGTTGAAGCAAACAACGAAGAGATAGCCCTGAGAGCTAATATCACTTCTAAAGGCGATCTTATTTTGCGGAAAGCAGATGAGATTTATCAAGACCAGATGCTTCAATACCAGCAATACGCAGAAAACGGTTCTTCAAGTGAAGTTCTCCAGCAAAAATTATCTAATGCTCAGGAAGTCCAGAAAATTAGCATACTTGCGATGGAAGCTCGAGACCAATACCAGAGCTATATAATTACTCCCAAAGATCAGTATGCAGAAAATTTCGATCGAAATATGGAGAATATAAGTGAAGTTACTAAGAACTTAAATAAGCAGACCGTAAATCCTGAAAATCTTGAGCGTGAAGACGCAATAATTTCCAATGTTAGAGAAATCCGGAACGATTTTGATCGCCTGGAAATTCTTAAAAAGAGGCAGGCAGTTGATGTGAAAAATATGGCAGCCATAGCTGCAAAAATTAAAGAAAATGCTGAAGCTGCCAGTGCCGATCAGAAAGGGAAGCTTGACACCCTGATAATAAACTCTATAAGTAAGATTCTTCTCGTTACTCTTCTTTCGATACTTATCGGCGTTTTACTTGTTTTTGTGATTCTGAACCTCTACAGAAAACCCATTTACGAATTGCTCGATGCATCCGAGAAAATTTCTAACGGAGATCTTGATGTTAAGATCAATAGGAGTTCGAGAAGTGAAATCTCTCAACTCTCACAAGCTTTTGAATCAATGGTTGAAAATCTTCGTAGCCTGATAAAAGGAATTCAGGAAAATTCGGTTCACCTTTCTACACTCTCAGAAGAAATGTCTGCTTCTTCTGAGGAAGTGGCTTCAGCTTCAAGGAAAATTTCTGACACTGCAACTGAAATCTCAAATGGGACCGAGATGCAGAGTACAAAAATATTGGATATCACTCATGCAATGCAGGATATGACACATAATATTCAAGAAATTGCAGAGAATACTCAGAAAGTCTCTAAGAACACCACTATTGTCAATAGTACTGTCAATAACATTGGAAATGCCTCAAGAGAAATTCTGGTAAAAATGGATCGTATTCGCTCCTCTGTTGATGAAACTAAGGAAGTAATAACAGAACTTGACTCCAAATCTCAACAAATCAATGAAATTGTAATTCTCATTACCAGGATTGCGGATCAGACAAACATGCTTGCTCTGAATGCTGCAATTGAGGCTGCCAGGGCTGGCGAGCAAGGCCGGGGTTTCTCTGTTGTAGCCGATGAGGTCAGAAAACTTGCCGATGAATCCGGTCGTGCTGCTAATAACATTTCCAGCTTAATCGAAGAAATAAGAGGTAGTATCAGCGAAACCGTGGAAAGTATAGAGGCCAGTAAAAAAGATGTGCAGGCTGGCTCACTATCTGTTAATAACGCAGTTGAAATGGTTGCAGGAATTGTTACTACAATCAATGAAATTACAAACATGATCGAAGATGTTGCAGCTGCTACAGAAGAGCAGTCCTCATCCATTGAAGAAATCACTTCCACTCTGGAGGATATTTCCTCAATCTCAGAACAGTCCGCCGCAGGAACCCAGGAAACTGCTGCAGCTCTCGAAGAGCAGAGTGCTTCAATGTCAGAACTTGCCAATATGGCCAGTGAGCTTTCTTTACTTGGGGAAAGGATGAAAAAAGCTACGGAAAAGTTCAAACTTGGTAACTTAAAAGAAGGATCATAA
- a CDS encoding response regulator, protein MPEILIVEDNLLNLTVEADLLKSFGHEPKKAKNGFEALKILTEVKIDLILLDMELPKMHGLELLQEIKLNPETKSIKVVAVTGYSDPESKEKYLKAGCYAVLAKPINFGEFGSQIEDFLTIADS, encoded by the coding sequence GTGCCTGAAATTCTGATTGTTGAAGATAATTTACTTAACCTGACCGTTGAGGCAGACTTACTTAAGTCTTTTGGACACGAGCCGAAAAAGGCGAAAAACGGCTTTGAAGCTCTCAAAATTCTCACTGAAGTGAAAATTGACCTGATATTGCTTGACATGGAACTTCCGAAAATGCATGGTCTTGAATTGCTTCAAGAAATCAAACTTAATCCTGAAACTAAGAGTATAAAGGTAGTTGCAGTCACAGGTTATTCCGATCCTGAAAGTAAAGAAAAATACCTTAAAGCTGGATGCTATGCCGTTCTTGCCAAACCCATAAACTTTGGTGAGTTTGGCTCACAGATTGAGGATTTTCTTACAATAGCGGACTCTTGA